A genomic region of Cannabis sativa cultivar Pink pepper isolate KNU-18-1 chromosome 1, ASM2916894v1, whole genome shotgun sequence contains the following coding sequences:
- the LOC115703615 gene encoding bark storage protein A: MGQYWKWLGYYLMIWEIVLVLGVVGSSTHLGGSGSSWKRSYKKIVKQINGKGPYIGLITVYPPEEDAFFSTGSFQPDSDYPFLDLSGRRFRVGNVYGKRVIYVKCGVGLINAAATTQQMLDVFNMRGIIHFGIAGNINDSMSIGDVTIPKEFADTGIWDWLNPNATVDSTDIAGLDVKNYNVPEGGENLLGHIGFNFEQFYSNSGKPNTAQPMVWAQVNQHWLHVASKLEGMELKQCVNSTLCLEKKPKLVVGLRGSTSNIFVDNAAYRDFLFQTFQVSSSDMESFAVVMTSLSNEFPVLVIRGLSDIAGGQEGTNTIELFGSLAALNTANSVIRFLKELKAFDDSNYSYM; this comes from the exons ATGGGGCAATATTGGAAATGGCTAGGGTATTATTTGATGATATGGGAGATAGTATTAGTATTAGGAGTAGTTGGGTCATCGACTCATTTAGGTGGATCAGGTTCGTCGTGGAAAAGGTCATATAAAAAGATAGTAAAGCAGATAAATGGTAAAGGACCCTATATTGGGCTTATCACTGTATATCCTCCTGAAGAAGATGCTTTCTTCTCTACTGGCTCTTTTCAACCCGACTCCGACTACCCTTTTCTCGATCTATCAG GCAGGCGATTTCGAGTGGGGAATGTTTATGGCAAGAGAGTCATTTATGTGAAATGTGGAGTTGGACTG ATCAATGCGGCTGCTACAACACAACAAATGTTAGATGTATTTAACATGAGGGGTATTATTCATTTTGGGATTGCTGGGAATATCAACGACTCCATGTCTATTGGCGATGTTACCATTCCCAAAGAGTTTGCCGACACTGGCATTTGGGATTGGctg AACCCGAATGCAACGGTGGATAGCACTGATATTGCAGGATTGGATGTGAAGAATTATAATGTACCAGAAGGAGGAGAAAATCTATTGGGTCATATTGGGTTCAACTTTGAGCAATTCTACTCAAATTCTGGGAAGCCAAACACTGCACAGCCCATGGTTTGGGCTCAGGTTAATCAGCACTGGCTTCATGTTGCTTCCAAACTTGAG GGGATGGAACTGAAACAGTGTGTGAATTCAACTTTGTGTTTGGAGAAAAAGCCCAAGTTAGTTGTGGGACTTAGGGGTTCAACATCCAATATTTTTGTTGACAATGCAGCTTATAGGGACTTCCTTTTCCAAACATTTCAGGTTTCATCTTCAGACATGGAAAGTTTTGCTGTGGTTATG ACAAGCTTGTCCAATGAATTCCCTGTGCTTGTAATTAGAGGGCTTTCTGATATAGCTGGTGGGCAAGAAGGAACAAATACCATTGAGCTGTTTGGTTCTCTGGCAGCTCTTAATACAGCCAACTCTGTTATTCGTTTCTTGAAGGAATTAAAAGCTTTTGATGATTCCAATTATAGTTATATGTAG
- the LOC133033901 gene encoding uncharacterized protein LOC133033901, producing the protein MCNFLQTKFILPRDNPTFVDYGEYEMSKGLRDWRADCKKKWIQNIEELGQERADMSPPEGVTQEVWSDCIAYWSTDKQKARAAKNKESRGKMKFLGGWGSKPIVSHVVEGANPDTGELPTAVETFQKFHHKGNDWRNEFAQQAYEQMVEIAATQPAPTADEPEEPAVDPTQYPRDLPVMTQVLGERSRHLRGFGHLPRLKGVGAKRAPATHPSAQPTVTMEQYEALQKKVEEAEQTTQHTRQQYETQQLYLRRFQDQFEYLSRAVPGFNLPPMDLPPLPTPGAGSSEPLLCAGKKWQKQLAPTARLAPIVLPAHYMRRQNLIIAGSRRIRAFFNTGAYLLPALFLAGKRTFYRRS; encoded by the exons atgtgTAACTTTTTGCAGACCAAGTTTATCCTCCCACGAGATAACCCTACATTCGTAGACTACGGTGAGTACGAGATGTCAAAGGGTTTACGTGACTGGAGGGCAGACTGCAAGAAGAAGTGGATACAAAACATTGAGGAGCTTGGACAGGAGAGGGCCGACATGTCACCTCCTGAGGGAGTAACTCAAGAGGTGTGGAGTGACTGCATCGCTTATTGGAGCACAGACAAACAAaag gcgagagcagcgaaaaataaagaaagtcggggtaagatgaaatttttaggaggctggggctccaagcccattgtttcacatgttgtcgaaggg gctaaccccgacacaggagaactgccaactgcggtggaaacttttcaaaagtttcaccataaaggcaacgattggcgcaacgagttcgcgcaacaagcttac gagcaaatggttgaaataGCGGCAACTCAACCAGCGCCCACTGCAGATGAGCCCGAAGAGCCTGCTGTCGATCCTACACAGTACCCCCGAGACTTACCTGTTATGACGCAAGTACTCGGGGAACGATCTCGGCATCTTAGAGGCTTTGGTCATCTCCCCAGACTGAAGGGAGTTGGGGCCAAAAGAGCACCTGCCACGCATCCTTCAGCCCAACCGACTGTTACAATGGAACAGTACGAGGCTTTACAGAAAAAAGTGGAGGAAGCGGAGCAGACAACTCAACATACGAGGCAGCAGTATGAGACACAACAACTCTACCTCAGACGATTCCAAGATCAGTTTGAGTATCTTTCTCGAGCTGTGCCGGGTTTCAACTTGCCTCCCATGGATCTTCCACCATTGCCCACTCCTGGTGCTGGATCATCTGAGCCGCTGCTG tgcgccggtaaaaagtgGCAAAAACAATTGGCGCCAACAGCCAgattggcgccaatagttttgcCGGCGCACTACATGCGCCGGCAAAACCTAATCATAGCAGGTTCAAGGCGGATAAGGGCATTTTTTAACACCGGCGCTTATTTATTGCCGGCGTTATTCCTCGCCGGTAAAAGGACGTTTTACCGGCGCAGTTAA